Proteins found in one Bremerella volcania genomic segment:
- a CDS encoding DUF1549 and DUF1553 domain-containing protein, producing the protein MNATFARFCFSLFAPAIALATVAPLSAESLEGSRPSGKVMPTLIERFTPEDVQETPDFQKHVSPLMGRLGCNGRSCHGSFQGRGGFILSLFGYDFKADHAAITEGDDPRVDTDSPNESMLIYKPTDEDMHEGGKRYELNSWEHRVLHNWIKGGAKFDADNVAILDKLEVTPEEIVFNRKDQTEPLRVVAHWADGTKEDVTPLCRFTTNDDQVAEINGDGLVTSAEAGDTHVVVAYDKAVVAIPVIRPVSKLIGDNYPAVPTPTKIDQLVVQKLKKLGIVPSDLSSDEQFLRRVSLDIAGTLPSPSEIREFVADKDPNKREKKIDQLLDTPAYVAKMTTLLCDITGNNDQQLVNVSPMRVGPAQEWYDWIYDRVEKNVPYDEIAAGIVLARSRLEGESYREYCEEMSDMYRDGGTFADRDSMTHYWARREFRQPEERAIAFAYAFMGVRIQCAQCHKHPFDVWSKSDFDEFKTFFTGARFATQPPRYDQEGFAQYEEILDKLDIDKSLKGNQQRREFAKELQKGKTVPFPELVVMPVSNISRNAKNNKNRKGLPSRSPEARVLGEEAIDLRDYEDVREPVMEWLRGKDNPYFARAIVNRIWATYFSVGIVHPTDDLSLGNPPSNEPLLDYLAKGFVEHNYDLKWVHREIALSRTYQLSWVPNETNRLDVRNFSRSVPRRLPAEVAYDIIQQATAGDDSIATYLTDIEDRAISIPGTRIQGNAQYPLQIFGRSERASNCDCDRSMEATLLQTVFLQNDFSLHASMANGNSWIGQVQKSMKPQIDKKSTEASKIQAQIKRLYEQMGNGRAYAERLAAKGDQQRAREMRQKLLAGKKRLEVLRAQLEKVQAKEEKEKTEVIAFDSPAEMVTEAYLRTLSREPSEKEMTISLAHLRSADEPVAGLHDLMWALLNTKEFIVNH; encoded by the coding sequence ATGAACGCCACTTTCGCTCGTTTTTGTTTCTCGTTGTTCGCCCCTGCCATTGCCTTGGCGACCGTGGCTCCGCTTTCCGCGGAATCCCTGGAAGGGAGCCGTCCGTCCGGCAAGGTCATGCCGACGCTCATCGAGCGTTTTACGCCTGAGGACGTCCAGGAAACGCCAGACTTCCAGAAACACGTCTCGCCCCTGATGGGCCGCCTGGGCTGCAATGGCCGCAGCTGCCACGGTTCGTTCCAGGGACGCGGCGGTTTCATCCTCTCGCTGTTCGGCTACGACTTCAAAGCGGACCATGCCGCCATCACCGAAGGGGACGATCCTCGCGTCGATACCGATTCGCCCAACGAAAGCATGCTCATCTACAAACCCACCGATGAAGACATGCACGAAGGGGGCAAACGTTACGAACTGAACAGCTGGGAACATCGCGTCCTACACAACTGGATCAAAGGTGGAGCGAAATTCGACGCCGATAACGTGGCCATCCTCGATAAGCTGGAAGTCACGCCGGAAGAAATCGTCTTCAACCGTAAAGACCAAACCGAACCCCTGCGCGTCGTGGCTCACTGGGCCGACGGTACCAAGGAAGACGTCACCCCACTCTGCCGCTTTACGACCAACGACGATCAGGTCGCGGAGATCAACGGCGACGGCCTGGTCACCAGTGCTGAAGCTGGCGACACGCATGTGGTAGTGGCGTACGACAAAGCCGTCGTGGCCATCCCGGTCATACGTCCGGTCAGCAAGTTGATTGGCGACAACTACCCGGCCGTTCCCACGCCCACCAAGATCGACCAGTTGGTCGTTCAGAAACTGAAAAAGCTGGGCATCGTCCCATCTGATTTGTCATCCGACGAGCAGTTCCTCCGCCGCGTGAGCCTCGATATCGCCGGGACGCTTCCCTCCCCCAGTGAGATCCGCGAGTTCGTGGCCGACAAGGATCCGAACAAGCGCGAGAAGAAGATTGATCAGCTTCTCGACACGCCTGCCTACGTCGCCAAGATGACTACTTTGCTGTGCGACATCACCGGCAACAACGACCAGCAGTTGGTCAACGTATCGCCGATGCGAGTCGGTCCCGCCCAGGAATGGTACGACTGGATCTACGACCGCGTTGAGAAGAACGTCCCTTACGACGAAATCGCAGCCGGTATCGTTCTCGCCCGTAGCCGCCTGGAAGGAGAAAGCTACCGCGAGTATTGTGAAGAAATGAGCGACATGTACCGCGACGGAGGCACCTTCGCCGACCGCGATTCCATGACGCACTACTGGGCTCGCCGCGAATTCCGTCAGCCGGAGGAACGGGCCATCGCGTTTGCCTATGCGTTCATGGGCGTGCGGATTCAATGTGCCCAGTGTCACAAGCACCCGTTTGACGTCTGGTCGAAGAGTGACTTCGACGAGTTCAAGACTTTCTTCACCGGTGCTCGCTTTGCCACTCAGCCACCTCGTTATGACCAGGAAGGCTTTGCTCAGTACGAAGAAATCCTCGACAAACTCGATATCGACAAGAGCTTGAAGGGGAATCAGCAGCGCCGCGAGTTTGCCAAGGAACTGCAAAAAGGCAAGACGGTCCCCTTCCCGGAACTGGTCGTCATGCCGGTCAGCAACATCAGCCGCAATGCGAAAAACAACAAGAACCGCAAAGGCCTGCCATCCCGTTCACCGGAAGCCCGTGTTCTCGGCGAGGAAGCGATCGATCTTCGCGACTACGAAGACGTCCGTGAACCGGTCATGGAATGGCTGCGCGGGAAGGACAACCCCTACTTCGCTCGGGCCATCGTCAATCGAATCTGGGCGACCTATTTCAGCGTGGGCATCGTCCATCCGACCGACGATCTGAGCCTGGGCAATCCTCCGAGCAACGAGCCACTGTTGGATTACCTGGCCAAGGGCTTTGTCGAGCACAACTACGACCTGAAGTGGGTTCATCGCGAAATCGCCCTGAGCCGTACCTATCAGCTCTCGTGGGTTCCTAATGAAACCAATCGTCTCGACGTACGCAATTTCAGCCGATCGGTTCCGCGCCGTTTGCCTGCCGAAGTCGCTTACGACATCATCCAACAGGCAACTGCCGGAGACGATTCGATCGCGACTTACCTGACCGACATTGAAGATCGGGCCATCTCGATCCCTGGCACTCGGATTCAGGGGAACGCTCAGTATCCGCTGCAGATCTTCGGACGAAGCGAGCGAGCCAGCAACTGTGACTGCGATCGCAGCATGGAAGCTACGCTCCTACAGACCGTCTTCCTGCAAAACGACTTTAGCCTGCACGCTTCGATGGCCAACGGCAACAGCTGGATTGGTCAGGTTCAAAAGTCGATGAAACCGCAGATCGACAAAAAATCAACCGAAGCCAGCAAGATCCAGGCCCAGATCAAACGCTTGTACGAGCAAATGGGTAATGGTCGTGCTTACGCCGAACGCCTCGCCGCCAAAGGGGACCAGCAGCGTGCCAGAGAAATGCGTCAGAAATTGCTGGCCGGCAAGAAGCGTTTAGAGGTCTTACGTGCCCAATTGGAAAAGGTGCAAGCCAAAGAAGAGAAAGAAAAGACGGAAGTAATCGCTTTTGATTCACCAGCCGAAATGGTAACCGAGGCGTACCTCCGCACGCTCAGTCGCGAGCCGAGCGAAAAGGAAATGACGATTTCGCTGGCACATCTGAGAAGTGCCGACGAGCCCGTTGCCGGTCTACACGATCTGATGTGGGCCTTGCTGAACACCAAGGAGTTCATCGTCAATCACTAA
- a CDS encoding RNA polymerase sigma factor — MTSPAPDRLSEAEIADLHALHAEELRRFLWGVVGEASLVQDIVQITFRKLVEVGHETQVESRKAWLFQVAYREALAQRRRSATQKRVLENLQQDPRRNEDGSPADPLVAQETAESVRQAINELSSELQQVLRMRIYEDKTFAQIAQQLDIPLGTALGRMRNAMNKLRGKLAWIEREP, encoded by the coding sequence TTGACTTCACCTGCACCCGACCGGCTCAGCGAAGCCGAGATAGCCGATTTGCATGCACTCCATGCGGAAGAGCTGCGCAGGTTTCTGTGGGGTGTGGTAGGGGAAGCGAGCCTGGTTCAAGACATCGTTCAGATTACCTTTCGTAAGCTGGTCGAAGTCGGTCACGAAACCCAAGTCGAGAGTCGCAAGGCTTGGCTGTTTCAGGTCGCTTACCGCGAAGCCCTCGCCCAACGCCGGCGAAGTGCAACGCAGAAGAGGGTGCTGGAAAACCTCCAACAGGATCCTCGCCGAAACGAAGATGGCTCACCAGCCGATCCCCTGGTCGCCCAGGAAACGGCAGAGTCGGTTCGCCAGGCCATTAACGAGCTTTCGTCAGAACTCCAGCAGGTCCTGCGAATGCGGATTTACGAAGACAAGACATTCGCCCAAATTGCTCAGCAGCTCGACATTCCGTTGGGCACGGCACTCGGCCGAATGCGAAACGCGATGAACAAGCTGCGCGGCAAGTTAGCTTGGATCGAGCGTGAACCATAA
- a CDS encoding extracellular catalytic domain type 1 short-chain-length polyhydroxyalkanoate depolymerase, which translates to MTTTPIKELPPGRHRLTIDSDDREREFWVYIPTQAQQPEAGWPLVFVFHGGLSNAPTMVRFCEMNEYADAAGFVTVFPNGTGRLPTMKTWNAGMCCGYAQREDVNDVHFVELLLADLPRRMAIDPTRIYSTGMSNGGMMSYLLGDKLADRFAAIAPVGGTMGNPTCSPSRPVPLMHIHGTDDQFVRWEGGVGSRSKSKLHFHSVDHAMENWIAANRAQTTPSIESLPVEVNDGTSIERFIYAADGSDSAEVVLLKVHGGGHTWPGKESRLELLGPTTRNLDANQAIWEFFQRHRLPN; encoded by the coding sequence ATGACGACGACACCGATCAAGGAACTTCCACCTGGACGTCACCGCCTGACGATCGATTCGGACGATCGCGAGCGGGAGTTCTGGGTGTACATTCCGACCCAGGCCCAGCAGCCAGAAGCAGGCTGGCCCCTGGTGTTCGTTTTTCATGGTGGTTTGTCGAATGCCCCGACGATGGTTCGTTTCTGCGAAATGAACGAGTATGCCGATGCAGCGGGGTTCGTGACGGTCTTTCCCAATGGAACCGGCCGCCTGCCCACGATGAAGACCTGGAACGCCGGCATGTGCTGCGGCTACGCCCAGCGCGAAGACGTCAACGACGTTCACTTCGTCGAGTTGCTCTTGGCTGACCTGCCACGGCGAATGGCAATCGATCCGACACGGATCTATTCCACCGGAATGTCCAACGGCGGAATGATGTCTTACCTGCTGGGCGACAAGCTGGCCGATCGGTTTGCGGCCATCGCACCGGTCGGTGGAACGATGGGGAATCCCACATGCAGCCCGAGCCGGCCGGTCCCGCTGATGCATATCCACGGTACCGACGACCAGTTCGTCCGCTGGGAAGGTGGGGTCGGGTCGCGAAGCAAGTCGAAACTCCACTTTCACTCGGTCGACCACGCCATGGAAAACTGGATCGCCGCCAACCGTGCCCAAACGACGCCTTCCATTGAGTCGCTTCCAGTCGAAGTGAATGACGGAACTTCGATCGAGCGTTTCATCTACGCCGCCGATGGGAGTGACTCGGCAGAGGTGGTTCTGCTTAAGGTTCACGGCGGAGGTCATACGTGGCCGGGCAAGGAGAGCCGATTGGAATTGCTCGGGCCGACGACGCGCAATCTCGATGCGAATCAGGCGATCTGGGAATTCTTCCAGCGGCATCGCTTACCCAATTGA
- a CDS encoding CNNM domain-containing protein: MGIVLFLFVLGVFLSAFFSGSETGFYRVTRVRLVLDGLGGDWLSRFLLFLTNHPALFVATTLIGNNVANYMVSLSIVLFTQATFPGNSTAEMALPLVMAPVLFVYGELLPKYFFYRAPNFLLRRTGWLFFVFTVLFAPCSALLWVLGRALQTLLGESPETVRLALARTELEDFLEEGGEFGILNKAQRRVAQGVFGVANRRVTSISTPLSRVWTAKIGSKVNNLIRVAKRKQISVIPIVETQGKRTVPIGYVRICDLYMGDGEEIENYHPLPEVRASDSCISAITQLHSTGELMAKVVSRSGVPIGIVTMQELQRAILDAKKQPA, translated from the coding sequence ATGGGCATCGTTCTATTTCTATTCGTGCTCGGTGTGTTTCTCAGTGCCTTCTTTAGTGGCTCGGAAACGGGTTTCTATCGCGTGACGCGAGTGCGCCTCGTCCTCGATGGGCTGGGGGGCGATTGGCTGTCACGGTTCCTGTTGTTTCTGACGAATCACCCCGCACTGTTCGTGGCGACCACGCTCATTGGCAACAACGTCGCCAATTACATGGTTTCCCTCTCGATCGTGCTCTTTACGCAGGCAACATTCCCCGGAAACTCGACTGCCGAAATGGCGCTGCCGCTGGTAATGGCGCCGGTTCTGTTCGTCTATGGCGAACTGTTGCCGAAGTACTTTTTCTATCGAGCACCGAACTTTTTGCTTCGTCGAACAGGCTGGCTTTTCTTCGTGTTCACCGTGCTCTTTGCCCCCTGCTCGGCACTTTTGTGGGTGTTGGGACGAGCCCTGCAGACGCTGCTGGGGGAATCGCCGGAAACGGTTCGCTTGGCGTTGGCTCGGACCGAGCTGGAAGACTTCCTGGAAGAAGGGGGAGAGTTCGGCATTTTGAACAAAGCCCAGCGGCGTGTCGCCCAAGGGGTGTTCGGGGTGGCCAACCGCCGGGTAACCTCGATTTCCACGCCCCTTTCCCGAGTCTGGACCGCAAAGATAGGCTCCAAAGTGAACAACCTCATCCGCGTTGCCAAGCGGAAGCAGATCTCAGTGATTCCGATTGTTGAAACGCAGGGGAAGCGTACCGTTCCGATTGGATACGTTCGTATCTGCGACCTTTATATGGGTGACGGTGAAGAGATCGAAAACTACCACCCCCTTCCCGAAGTCAGAGCGAGCGACAGTTGCATCTCGGCCATCACTCAATTGCATAGCACTGGCGAACTCATGGCCAAGGTAGTCAGTCGCAGCGGCGTGCCGATCGGCATCGTGACGATGCAAGAGCTGCAGCGAGCCATTCTGGATGCCAAGAAGCAGCCAGCCTAG
- a CDS encoding ABC transporter permease subunit, translating to MFIGPVFTREAAVTPRRSKFYVYRSVYVAALFLLMCTAWLVLAGTQVIASVGDMARFGASIFHILAPIQLCLVIFFAAFSAAGAVAQEKDRKTLILLLMTRLNNSELVLGKMLASLINVFALIMAAAPVFCALFLFGGVSADQVLRVLLVTFITALAAGSIGSTIALWREKTFQTLALTAMLVTVLLGFSVVVSQRVLFDRLLGISAADWATAINPIWAVMEAANPFPTAEGNLASIGGVIGLHVLIMSLGIVIMNGIAIALVRVWNPSREARRGKEMEAKQLEESIWGAEHDMAKMDEAADQHAANEQRRSGHVDARTTEVKIDHRQVWENPILWRETQTWAYGRKVLIIKFVYLALAVAATYMLYSMVAAGTAVYRGDQLGTTIPPIAWGIVPLYLISLVIVNALAVTSVTNERDGQALDLLLVTDLTPKEFTFGKLWGVMWVTREMILAPMAVTAYLWIAGAMQLDSFIFVTAGLVVMYFFVTMLGLHCGMTYANSRTAIGVSLGTVFFLFLGVITCILLMISFTESFHFQLFPFLGFVAGGGLGLYVAIGHRNPSPAILTATLLLPGISFFAIVSFLLGKGFEVALATALAYGFTTIAMLIPAISQFDIEVGRRSGNDED from the coding sequence TTGTTTATCGGTCCGGTTTTTACGCGTGAGGCAGCCGTAACTCCGCGTCGCAGTAAGTTTTACGTCTACCGTTCGGTCTATGTGGCCGCTTTGTTCCTATTGATGTGCACGGCGTGGTTGGTGCTCGCGGGAACGCAAGTGATTGCCAGCGTTGGAGATATGGCACGCTTCGGGGCGAGCATCTTTCATATCCTGGCCCCGATTCAGCTTTGCCTGGTGATTTTCTTCGCGGCGTTTAGCGCGGCCGGGGCAGTGGCCCAAGAGAAGGACCGCAAGACGCTCATTCTGCTGCTGATGACCCGACTCAATAATTCGGAGTTGGTGCTAGGAAAAATGCTGGCGAGCCTGATCAATGTCTTCGCGCTGATCATGGCCGCGGCTCCTGTGTTCTGTGCTCTCTTTCTCTTTGGCGGGGTTTCGGCTGACCAGGTTCTTCGTGTCCTGCTGGTGACCTTCATCACGGCGCTGGCCGCCGGCAGTATCGGCAGCACGATTGCCCTGTGGCGAGAAAAAACATTCCAGACGCTCGCACTGACCGCGATGTTGGTGACGGTGCTTCTCGGTTTTAGCGTCGTCGTTTCGCAGCGGGTCCTGTTTGATCGCTTGCTGGGGATTTCGGCGGCCGATTGGGCAACCGCCATCAATCCTATCTGGGCCGTGATGGAAGCCGCCAACCCCTTTCCAACCGCGGAAGGGAATCTGGCATCGATCGGCGGCGTGATTGGCCTGCATGTGCTGATCATGTCGCTGGGCATTGTGATCATGAACGGCATCGCGATCGCTTTGGTCCGCGTCTGGAATCCTTCGCGGGAAGCCCGGCGTGGGAAGGAGATGGAAGCGAAGCAGCTGGAAGAGAGTATCTGGGGTGCTGAGCACGACATGGCCAAGATGGACGAGGCTGCCGACCAGCATGCCGCCAACGAACAACGCCGTTCCGGCCATGTCGATGCCCGCACCACCGAGGTCAAAATCGATCATCGCCAGGTTTGGGAAAACCCAATCCTCTGGCGGGAAACGCAGACCTGGGCCTATGGCCGCAAGGTGTTGATCATCAAGTTCGTCTACCTGGCCTTGGCGGTTGCCGCGACCTATATGCTGTACAGCATGGTTGCCGCCGGCACGGCCGTTTACCGAGGTGACCAGCTGGGCACGACCATTCCGCCGATTGCCTGGGGGATCGTCCCGCTTTACCTGATCAGCCTGGTGATCGTGAACGCATTGGCGGTGACTTCCGTAACCAACGAACGGGACGGTCAGGCCCTCGATCTGCTGCTGGTCACCGACCTGACCCCCAAAGAGTTCACCTTCGGGAAGCTGTGGGGGGTGATGTGGGTCACGCGCGAGATGATCCTGGCGCCAATGGCCGTTACGGCGTATCTCTGGATTGCCGGAGCGATGCAGTTGGATAGCTTCATCTTCGTCACCGCCGGCCTAGTGGTGATGTATTTCTTCGTCACGATGCTGGGGCTACACTGCGGGATGACCTACGCCAACAGCCGCACGGCGATCGGCGTGAGCCTGGGAACGGTCTTCTTTTTGTTTCTCGGCGTGATAACGTGTATCCTGCTGATGATTAGTTTCACCGAGTCGTTCCACTTTCAACTGTTCCCCTTCCTGGGCTTTGTTGCTGGAGGTGGCTTGGGCTTGTACGTGGCCATCGGTCATCGAAATCCTTCCCCTGCGATCCTTACGGCGACGCTCCTGCTGCCTGGTATCTCGTTTTTTGCGATTGTCAGCTTTCTGTTGGGGAAAGGATTTGAGGTGGCTTTGGCGACGGCACTGGCCTATGGTTTTACGACCATCGCGATGCTGATTCCGGCCATCAGCCAGTTCGACATCGAGGTTGGTCGTCGTTCAGGGAACGACGAGGACTAG
- a CDS encoding CNNM domain-containing protein: MDVIVAIAPWLVAMLLLVACSGVFSASEAAFFYLKLEDRKRFRKGTTSQRAAASLLGDPDRLLSAILFWNLMVNVAYFAVASIVGLRLQNSVGSTYATLFSTLSLLVIIFFSEMLPKSLAVLRAPALAALLAVPIAFAVRVIDPIRPVMRGVSTLSQRLIWPRFEAEPYMQVSDLERAIQMSMQSSTVLKQEEMALRGIVSLSDSQAQEMMRPRMRYKMFHPPVSLKDLDAEMTPSGYLLISDEQGDDVVSAINLVDATELPADKLEEFAQEVLVFPWCAKASEVFQQMLSTENEVAAVVNELGETIGVITLRDMMETIFSYAHGRSERILQRKTFEEQEDGAYLVSGMTSVRRLAKHFDLELPDTRHATINGILQEELEHIPEVEDVVEWGPFHFEVVEQHSEGHILVRLTMRQEEE, translated from the coding sequence TTGGACGTCATTGTGGCCATTGCACCCTGGTTGGTAGCAATGCTGCTGTTGGTCGCCTGCTCAGGAGTCTTCTCCGCATCGGAAGCAGCCTTCTTCTATTTGAAGCTGGAAGATCGCAAACGCTTTCGTAAGGGAACGACGTCTCAGCGTGCCGCGGCCAGTCTGCTAGGCGACCCAGACCGGCTCCTCTCGGCCATCCTCTTTTGGAACCTGATGGTCAACGTCGCCTACTTCGCGGTTGCGTCGATCGTCGGGCTGCGTCTGCAGAATAGCGTTGGGTCGACCTACGCGACCCTCTTTTCGACCCTTTCCCTGTTGGTGATCATCTTCTTCAGTGAGATGCTTCCCAAAAGCCTGGCCGTGCTGCGTGCTCCGGCCTTGGCCGCGCTGCTGGCGGTGCCGATCGCCTTTGCGGTTCGCGTCATCGATCCGATTCGACCCGTGATGCGCGGCGTGAGCACCCTCTCTCAGCGGTTGATCTGGCCACGTTTCGAGGCCGAACCCTACATGCAGGTTTCCGACCTGGAACGAGCCATCCAGATGTCGATGCAAAGCAGCACGGTGCTCAAGCAGGAAGAGATGGCCCTGCGGGGAATCGTGAGCCTGTCCGATTCGCAGGCCCAGGAAATGATGCGGCCACGGATGCGCTATAAGATGTTTCATCCGCCGGTCTCGCTGAAAGATCTCGATGCCGAGATGACTCCCAGCGGTTATCTGCTGATTTCCGACGAACAGGGAGACGACGTCGTCAGCGCGATCAACCTGGTGGATGCCACCGAACTGCCGGCCGACAAGCTGGAAGAGTTTGCCCAGGAAGTGTTGGTCTTCCCCTGGTGTGCCAAGGCTTCGGAAGTGTTCCAGCAAATGCTGTCCACCGAGAACGAAGTCGCCGCGGTGGTCAATGAACTGGGCGAGACCATCGGCGTGATCACGCTGCGGGACATGATGGAAACGATCTTCTCGTACGCCCACGGACGCAGTGAACGAATCCTGCAGCGAAAGACGTTCGAAGAGCAGGAAGATGGTGCTTACCTGGTCTCCGGCATGACCAGCGTGCGTCGTCTCGCCAAGCATTTTGATCTGGAGTTACCCGATACGCGGCACGCGACGATCAACGGTATTTTGCAGGAAGAACTGGAACACATCCCGGAAGTCGAAGATGTAGTGGAGTGGGGGCCTTTTCATTTCGAAGTGGTCGAACAGCACTCCGAGGGGCACATACTCGTTCGGTTGACCATGCGTCAGGAGGAAGAGTGA
- a CDS encoding DUF1501 domain-containing protein, with translation MPTNQTCDGVRRRDFLKVGVMGGIGLNLATYLSMAEAGEVSGGGQAKAGIFVNLNGGPTHIDTFDPKPEAPSEYRGEFKPIKTNVPGIELSEHLPKLAQQADKYVVMRGVSHTLAAHQLGTEYVNTGTRPIASLQYPAYGSIVSKELETPEDLPPFVAIPRSAQSAGYLGVKYAPLATNSTPRPGQAYSVRGISLAGGLTIDTVERRHKLLAQLDQTFAGFESDDQLLDGLDRFSHQAHAIITSKRARDAFDVSKESPAFAKNFEQDEFSMSCLLAIRLIESGVRFVTITNGGWDTHQDNFARLKDSLLPKLDNGLAALFNGLHSKGMLDSTGVFVTGEFGRTPKINGRGGRDHYPRCMTMLMAGGGVRGGQVVGESDEKATLPKDGVGFKPDDAAASFFYNLGIDHTKEYHTNTGRPITIVRDGQVIRQLFS, from the coding sequence ATGCCCACGAATCAAACATGTGACGGAGTACGCCGCCGCGACTTTCTGAAAGTTGGCGTCATGGGCGGCATTGGCCTGAACTTGGCGACCTATCTTTCCATGGCTGAAGCTGGCGAAGTCTCCGGCGGCGGTCAGGCGAAGGCCGGGATCTTCGTGAACTTGAACGGGGGACCGACGCACATCGATACGTTCGATCCCAAGCCGGAAGCCCCCAGCGAATACCGTGGGGAATTCAAGCCCATCAAGACCAACGTGCCCGGCATCGAGCTGAGCGAGCACCTCCCCAAGCTCGCCCAACAGGCCGACAAGTACGTCGTCATGCGGGGTGTTTCGCACACGCTGGCTGCCCACCAATTGGGTACCGAATACGTCAACACCGGCACGCGTCCGATTGCTTCGCTACAGTATCCTGCCTACGGTTCGATCGTGAGCAAGGAGCTGGAAACGCCGGAAGATCTTCCTCCATTCGTCGCCATCCCACGTAGCGCCCAATCGGCTGGCTACCTAGGCGTTAAGTACGCTCCGTTGGCGACCAACAGCACGCCTCGCCCTGGTCAGGCTTATTCGGTGCGCGGGATAAGCCTGGCCGGCGGGCTGACGATCGACACCGTCGAGCGTCGCCACAAACTGCTGGCCCAGTTGGACCAAACCTTCGCTGGTTTCGAGTCGGACGATCAGCTGTTGGATGGTCTCGATCGTTTCAGCCACCAGGCGCATGCGATCATCACTTCCAAACGAGCACGCGATGCGTTTGACGTCTCGAAGGAAAGCCCCGCGTTTGCCAAGAACTTCGAGCAAGACGAGTTCAGCATGAGTTGCCTGCTGGCGATTCGCTTGATCGAAAGTGGCGTCCGTTTCGTTACCATCACCAATGGTGGATGGGACACGCATCAAGACAATTTCGCTCGTTTGAAAGATAGCCTGCTTCCCAAGCTGGACAACGGCCTGGCAGCGCTCTTCAATGGACTTCACTCCAAGGGCATGTTGGATTCGACGGGCGTGTTCGTGACCGGTGAATTCGGTCGTACGCCGAAGATCAACGGCCGCGGCGGTCGCGATCACTACCCGCGCTGCATGACCATGCTGATGGCTGGCGGCGGCGTCCGCGGCGGTCAGGTCGTCGGCGAAAGCGATGAGAAGGCCACCTTGCCGAAGGATGGTGTCGGGTTCAAGCCGGACGATGCGGCAGCCTCGTTCTTCTATAACCTCGGCATCGATCACACCAAGGAATACCACACGAATACCGGCCGACCGATCACCATCGTGCGTGACGGGCAGGTTATCCGCCAACTCTTCTCGTAA